aggaggagattTGGATCGTCACGTGAAGGGACGtaggtttgtgatgacggctttaacagctgtttgtgtgcacacatgttcactgtaataactctgatagatataaacagtaacagagctccgTCTCTGtgttttacctgtttaacacacacttgcacatgaagagaatccgctctctgtttattctgtcctgaagcatcatgGATCgattcacttttaaaatgcttcatTATTAAATGATATATTACttcaagggaaaatagaaaccatgcaactcttttcaaaccctgtgctcattaatgatcagccttatatgaaactttattaatctgagaggaaatataacaagtgtttttactaacagacaaactttactgtcagacttctcttcatgaagaaaacgagaacaaacagggaaactaacaggaggaataccTGATCCTTTATATATATTCTATatatgatattagactctattactctatttcattagacagtgaatctgacaaaaacaatcagacataacataatccaccctctgttatattgaatttatgattttgctcTGACGTTCAGTATTTTGGGTTTAAAActcttttcaatctcagctcatcacatacagactatTTAGAAACTgacgtatgtttatgatctgtctcagggcaccctgagtgactgttttaaggtccgtcttttttctattattaaacTCAAGTGATTTGAAGTTTCAGAGAAGTCCGATCCAGCGCAGCGTCCAATCATTGAGAGGTATTCGATACGGGGTGTGTCTGTCAGAGCAAAGACTTCAACAAAGTcagctctcgtgtttcctcgattatcgctcctccgatcagtctcctccgtcctctctcctctctcctccagcagagttAAGAGCTAAGACACCACTTAAGATGGCGGGTAagtaactacttccggttcggcGGAGGAGACTGAGGTtgagagctttgagatgcacccaatGTCACCTCCTTACCTGAGAAGTGATGTGCACTTGGGTTGTCGttttctcctctgctgcctcctTGTCCAGATCTACACTGGCTGTTGTCATAGCGGCCCATGAAGGTAAGTGGAGTGGTGTTAGGGATGGACAGATGAGGAAGTCTCTCTTCCGAAGATCCTCGGAGGCGCTGAGGGCTGCGTGTTTCCCCTCTGAACTCTGAAACTCtgtagacacagacacagaaactttGTGTGAGCTCTTAAAGAAGCACAATAAAACAAACGTATGACTACATGTGATGTTTTGACTTACTTATGAATGCATGTCTTGGGTGTTTTCCAGGTTCGGCAGGCAGGAGAACACTCTCCACCGCACCAAAGAGACCGAACGTCTCTCTGACTTTCTCCTCGCACAGTTTGGAGTTTGGGATTTTGGGCTGCAACCGTTTCCCGTTTACTTTAGCTGGAGGCAAAGTGTTCACGACATCAGCAGGACTTCTACCTGAGCACTCTGCATCTAACGTGTGTCCATTAAGCTTTGCAGGAGCTGGCAAGCACTTCACCATACTGGGCTTTAATTTCACAGCAAATATGTGACTGGTGTTGAGACTGTCATCCATTAGGGCATCAAGGGTCAGATCCAAGTCCAGCATTGACTCATTCACCGGCCTCTGGACCTGGAAAAGAGGAGCTTAGTTTAGCTGTGATGTGAAAGGAAAAGagactgaaagaaaaagagaaggggGGAGACAGACAGTTACCTTGATGGGCTTTCCCTGCATAATAAATCCATTCAGAGTCTTTACAGCCAGCATAGCTCCCTCCAGcagctcaaactccacctctgcATGAACCTGGATACCAGACAGCatcagaaaatacagaaaagaTGTAACTTTCAGAGAAAAATAACTCCGTCAAGGCTCATGAACTTGAGCTATCAGCACATCTTTAGAGGTATTCAGCCGTCCAGACATACAAAAAAGTAGATTTTTAACTGAAGTATATGAGTATCAAGATGTAAATGAGACCTACCCTGAAAGTTGTgcacaacattttgattttccGAACAGGTCCGCAGCAACAGAACAGCCGCCTCACGTCCCCCTCAGAGACGCCTGCAGGAAACGGGCCAgcaaacaccacacacatctCTCTGAGATCTGCACACACCTGCgggatgaacacacacattatgCAGTATTTTAGAAAACACTCATGTGCTTTAAATTCATAATGTGCAGGAAAAAACGTCTCACCTCATGATGCTGGGGCTGCTGCGTAGAAGAACATCTCTGCAGATGGTCTGAGAAAGAGGAAAACTTGAGAACTGAGAGGAAGGGGCACGGAGTTTTGCTCCTGAAAGAGGTCAGCACCTGAGAGAAACGGGCAAAGAAAGGAGATattaaagagagggagaggaaaggggGAAAAGAAGGgaacaggaaatgtggtgagtggggaagaaagagggaaaagggCACAGATGCGTCACAATGTCGCTTTTAATTTGAACAAAAACCCATTCAATTGACCTTTAACACGATCAATACTAATAAAAGTCATCTGTTAAACAAAAAGAGCAACAGCATTCATCTTTTTAGTCTGTGTCACATCACTATTGACAAACAAGCCCCAAAATATTCCTTTAACCAGATTCATGAAGATGATCACTGAgctgaatgaaaacagagtgaactacttcagtgttttctgttcatgcaccagaaatgaaaacagatttgTGAACACTACAAAACTCAACAACAAGCGTGTTTAAGGTCTGTCATCAGGTAAAGGTCAGGAACTCATCAGGTCTCACTTGTTCGTCAGAGTTGTGCCACTTCTGATTGGACAGATCCAGTATGACGTCTGAGCGTTTTCCCATGTAGGCTACGGACCGCTCGAGTGTCTGAAGTACGTCTCCAAACCTGAGCGAGAAATGAAGACGGATCAAACAAAGCTGCAGCACAGTTAACATGAGATGGCCTTAACACTGTAAACGAAGAACTCTCAGTCTCACGCCTGTTCtggcttctcttcactggcttcctgtcagctTCAGGATCCAGTATAAAACTGTGTTGCTGGTTTTTAAAAGTCTACATGGGTTGGCACCTCCAGTCAGAGCACTCTGCTCAGCGCACCTGGTGCTTCTTGTTTTCTCAAGAGAAAGGCTAAAAGCTTGAGGTGACAGAGCTTTccacactgtggaacagtctgcctctGAATATAAGGGCCACTCAGACTACTGAGAGTTTTAAATCATTACTTAAACGCACCTCTTTGctttggcttttaatacctgttgaGTGAGACAtccaactttttattttgcttttatttattgtggctttttcttgTACTAtctattctgtgtgtgtttttttttaaatatctactcttttaaattattttaactatttgtttttattgattgtgtttctaagcttgtacagcactttggtcaactgcggttgttttaaaatgtgctatataaataaagtttgacttgacttgacttgacttgacttgacttgacttgacttataTGAGATACGAATGTGAAAAGTACATTTCAaagaagatattttaaaaatacatttctttgggTGCAGATTTAgcttaatggttaagttgcgcgcccatgtagcaGGTGACGaaggttcgaatccagcctgcagcttccctcccgcatgtcattcccccactctctccccatTTTCcgacactatccactgtcctctctgctacaaaaaaaaataaaggtgcaaaaaagcccaaaaatgtaacttaaaaaaataaatttctatGTTGCAAATTGCAAAAGCTGCAATGTGCTTGTTGTTACATTTTGAAACCCAGAAACATACACATTTAAAGTGACAGATTCATGGATAAGGCCATGGCTGCTTTATGTCGGTGTCATAGTTTTAAACTCTGGTGCAAAgctgcaggtcagaggtcagcgtGACTGAGTGCAGAGCAGGGCACGAAAGTGAAAGAGGCGTGATGAAGCGTGCAACTTTGTGCAAATACATTGTGCAATGTTGCGATAATAAACAAATACTTAAGTGTGCATGTTAGCTATAACCCGGAGTTTTCATGTCTATCAGCTGCTCTCCATGTTTCCACGTATCTGTGTTCACAACATGTCTCTGctgaatccaaaataaatcCACAAAGCAGTCGCTAAATCGGCATCTGTTGATTTGAGTGTAGTTTAAGCTTCCTCTTACTGCATCAAAATGGTGTTAGAGCATGACCTTTGTACCCTGTCCATCACCAAATGGGTAATATGTTTAAATGCTGAGAGAGGAAGCTGTGCTCATTCACATAAAATACCTTTTCTTCAGACTTTCATAATATTTTCATCTTCAACTTTAATGATGAAGAAGCAGTCTCTACTCTGAATAGGTGCTTTTTCCCTACTCATTATACCTTTGAGCCTTCAGTGATAAAAAATACAGTGGCTCCAGAGGAGAGATAACCCTTTCTTTCCTTGATCTGAAACTCTGCCgctctgaccagcagacagtTTGAATATGATTGATCTGTGTATGAGCTAACTGGTTGTTGAAATCAGTCTCATTGTTGTTGTGaatcaaagctctaaactgagCTCAACGCCTCGCACCTGAGACTCGGTGTAGGAGCAGGAGGGCAGTCAGCTGACTCCTCCTCTATCCTGTATCCCCACAGCTCCTCCAGATGAACCTCTACAACCTGACAACGAGAAGACACAGGCTTTTGTTACATCCACTCTGTGTCCGggtatgtgtgagtgtatgcAGGAGGAAGAGTGAAGAGTTACCTGTCGAGGTCCTGTATTAATAAAGTACTGAGCCAGCTCCAGGGCTGCTAACGCATCCTCAGAAGGGTTATGACCCGTCTTCTCCTCGGTTTGAATTTGCCTCCTGGGACACAGGCAGAGAAGCTCATTATTAGCCGTGTTAGCTGAAGGAGACACAGAGatgaagcagagacagagacgcaACTCACTTCAGGACGGTCTCAGCCAGGACCTTCAGCTTAAACCTCCGTCCTAACTCTCCCCTGTACAGCAGAGAGGTGTCGATTACATGTCGGTGGATCAGCTGCAGGGAGACATAAACACAGCCTCAGAGTctcagataatgtttgttgtgatttggcgctatataaataaagattgattgattataacATGTACAGTAATGGAACAACCCTCAAGTTCCTTCAAACAACCAAGAAACAGTTGGAACAGTAATATTTCAGTGACTCACTTTCAGAGCTATGAGGTCGTTGTTCAGTGAATGGCCCACCACAACCGCATCACTCGGCAACAACGTCCTGAGTCTAGCTTGGACGTCCCGCAGAGTGGTTTTGATTGGTTGCAGCATTGCTGGGGTTATACCAGAGAACCTATCAGACAGCACAGGATAAAACATAGGTGAATTTGAAAACTCTTGCTGAGTTGTTGGTCgctaatgtgtgtttgtgtgtgtacatgtgtgcatGACATGTGTGTGCAAGTACTTGGTGAGGTATTCGAGGATTTGGTTCTGAGGTTTCACCAGCTCGTCCAGCACACAGTTGCCATCAAAATCCACCAGAGACACACGAGTCAGC
The Notolabrus celidotus isolate fNotCel1 chromosome 7, fNotCel1.pri, whole genome shotgun sequence DNA segment above includes these coding regions:
- the LOC117816423 gene encoding RNA exonuclease 5-like produces the protein MEPSASATCKRKAMDLTAHNRAKRLKTDPAGEELLECRSSPRSLRISVLPDHLQQPITVNELTELLHYAALGKTGGIKQPSWCRLRRQKRIEAINVVIVEGLTQRHFYKHYLDLKHLRKKYTTRVTFTPTSEHLASEIFSRKIPEGVTISKTNNEYSGLHKALRSHPVITKFGTQRKGLTAYVLSQEQMIKSHYPVKGMPGFEDFVCTDSVDCVTDSSPLYGLDCEMCLTVKGYELTRVSLVDFDGNCVLDELVKPQNQILEYLTKFSGITPAMLQPIKTTLRDVQARLRTLLPSDAVVVGHSLNNDLIALKLIHRHVIDTSLLYRGELGRRFKLKVLAETVLKRQIQTEEKTGHNPSEDALAALELAQYFINTGPRQVVEVHLEELWGYRIEEESADCPPAPTPSLRFGDVLQTLERSVAYMGKRSDVILDLSNQKWHNSDEQVLTSFRSKTPCPFLSVLKFSSFSDHLQRCSSTQQPQHHEVCADLREMCVVFAGPFPAGVSEGDVRRLFCCCGPVRKIKMLCTTFRVHAEVEFELLEGAMLAVKTLNGFIMQGKPIKVQRPVNESMLDLDLTLDALMDDSLNTSHIFAVKLKPSMVKCLPAPAKLNGHTLDAECSGRSPADVVNTLPPAKVNGKRLQPKIPNSKLCEEKVRETFGLFGAVESVLLPAEPGKHPRHAFIKFQSSEGKHAALSASEDLRKRDFLICPSLTPLHLPSWAAMTTASVDLDKEAAEEKTTTQVHITSQDQDMDQMMRKLDRSLKKIFKSLPDNTLTVVVLPGHTSAHGQLPGLCLMEVKEAS